A segment of the Candidatus Marinimicrobia bacterium CG08_land_8_20_14_0_20_45_22 genome:
CGTCACTTGTTACGTTCTCTTATCTTGTGATCAGTTTCAGGAATTCGTCACGGGCTTGCGGTTCGTCGTGCAATTCGCCGAGCATGACGCTGGTGGTAATATTCGAATTTTGCTTCTCGACCCCGCGCATTTGCATACAGAGATGGCGCGCTTCGATAA
Coding sequences within it:
- a CDS encoding GTP cyclohydrolase I FolE (involved in the first step of tetrahydrofolate biosynthesis; catalyzes the formation of formate and 2-amino-4-hydroxy-6-(erythro-1,2,3-trihydroxypropyl)dihydropteridine triphosphate from GTP and water; forms a homopolymer), which encodes IEARHLCMQMRGVEKQNSNITTSVMLGELHDEPQARDEFLKLITR